One Deltaproteobacteria bacterium HGW-Deltaproteobacteria-2 genomic window carries:
- a CDS encoding alpha/beta hydrolase, whose amino-acid sequence MKSDTFTFKTSDGMQIFTYKWMPDEASFVKGAVQIAHGMAEHAARYERFAETLTKAGYAVYANDHRGHGKTAGSQEEIGYFADENGWDKVVEDMHTLTGIIKNDWPKKSFFLFGHSMGSFLSRHYAMLYGNELSGLVLSGTGGDPGIIGKIGMLIAKMDARIHGKKAKSEIMNKLSFGAFNGAFKPNRTDYDWLSRNNTEVDKYINDPWCGAVFTAGFFCDMLVGIGYINKKENIAKIPNHLPIYLFSGAKDPVGANTKGVIQVYNTLRGIGINDVTLKFYADGRHEMLNEINRDEVFSDVIAWLNKHI is encoded by the coding sequence ATGAAAAGCGACACTTTTACTTTTAAGACATCGGACGGAATGCAGATATTCACTTACAAATGGATGCCGGATGAAGCTTCATTTGTTAAGGGCGCTGTTCAGATAGCTCACGGAATGGCAGAACATGCGGCCCGTTATGAACGCTTTGCCGAAACTCTGACAAAAGCGGGATATGCCGTGTACGCAAACGATCATCGGGGTCACGGGAAGACCGCCGGTTCGCAGGAAGAGATCGGCTATTTTGCCGATGAAAATGGCTGGGACAAGGTCGTGGAGGACATGCACACTCTGACCGGGATCATAAAAAATGATTGGCCGAAGAAATCGTTTTTCCTCTTTGGCCACAGTATGGGTTCGTTCCTCTCCCGCCATTACGCAATGCTTTACGGCAATGAACTTTCCGGCCTTGTACTTTCCGGCACAGGCGGCGATCCCGGCATAATTGGCAAAATCGGGATGCTCATCGCTAAGATGGATGCGAGGATTCACGGGAAAAAAGCAAAAAGCGAAATTATGAACAAGCTTTCCTTTGGCGCTTTCAACGGTGCGTTCAAGCCCAACAGGACGGACTATGACTGGCTCTCCAGAAATAACACAGAAGTGGACAAATATATAAATGATCCCTGGTGCGGTGCGGTCTTTACGGCGGGTTTTTTTTGCGACATGCTGGTTGGCATTGGCTATATCAATAAAAAAGAAAATATAGCGAAGATTCCGAATCATCTGCCCATTTATCTTTTCTCCGGCGCGAAAGATCCCGTCGGAGCTAATACCAAAGGCGTAATTCAGGTTTATAATACACTAAGGGGTATCGGCATAAATGACGTGACTCTAAAATTTTATGCCGACGGCCGCCATGAGATGCTCAACGAGATTAACCGTGATGAAGTCTTCAGTGACGTAATCGCCTGGCTGAATAAACACATCTGA
- a CDS encoding cold-shock protein — MPEGKVKWFNESKGFGFISQEDGADVFVHFSAIQASGFKTLKEGQSVSFDVVQGKKGLEATNVKPV; from the coding sequence ATGCCAGAAGGTAAAGTAAAGTGGTTTAACGAAAGCAAAGGCTTTGGATTCATTTCGCAAGAAGATGGCGCAGATGTGTTTGTACATTTCAGTGCAATTCAGGCCAGCGGTTTTAAGACGTTAAAAGAGGGCCAATCTGTAAGTTTTGATGTTGTCCAGGGCAAAAAAGGCTTGGAAGCGACAAACGTCAAACCTGTCTAG
- a CDS encoding elongation factor G, whose translation MKIEDQKIRNIGISAHIDSGKTTLTERILYYTKRIHAIHDVKGKDGVGATMDSMELEKERGITIASAATYCEWKGHEINIIDTPGHVDFTMEVERSLRVLDGAILVLCAVGGVQSQSITVDRQMKRYKVPSIAFINKCDRSGANPFRVISQLKSKLGHNAVAMQIPIGLENEAEGVVDLVSMKALYFDGENGEIVREAEIPQNLQEEAKTKREELIDAASVFSDELTEAILNESEISSELIYAAMRIGTLQRKITPVYMGSAYKNKAIQPMLDGVSYLLPCPSDVENVAMDMDNNEELVVLENDPEKPIVALAFKLEDGKYGQLTYVRVYQGTVAKGSIIVNIRNGKKVKVGRVVRMHADQMEDVEYLKSGYIGALFGIECSSGDTFTSPGTNVTMISMYVPKPVISAAITTKDNKSQMAMAKALNRFCKEDPTFKSFVDPETNETIIEGMGELHLDIYVERMRREYGADVTTGNPRVAYRETITQHADFNYTHKKQTGGSGQFARIAGFIEPISDAEFVFENKIFGGAIPTQFISACEKGFKQSMAKGPKLEFPITGVKVLINDGASHAVDSSDMAFQACARGAFKDAYLRAKPVIHEPIMKVVVETPTEFQGAVMGLLNQRRGMIIGSQDEDVMCVIESQVPLAEMFGFSTILRSATQGKAQFTMEFSIYRQVPQSIAEKITLEAAENKKSAA comes from the coding sequence ATGAAGATTGAAGATCAGAAAATTCGTAATATCGGTATAAGCGCACATATTGATTCCGGAAAAACCACGCTTACCGAGAGGATTCTTTATTATACGAAAAGAATTCATGCCATCCATGATGTCAAAGGAAAAGACGGAGTCGGCGCCACGATGGATTCCATGGAACTGGAAAAGGAACGCGGCATCACTATCGCTTCGGCAGCCACTTATTGCGAATGGAAAGGCCACGAGATAAATATTATAGACACACCGGGACATGTCGACTTTACCATGGAAGTGGAAAGATCGCTCCGTGTTTTGGATGGCGCCATTCTGGTTCTGTGTGCGGTCGGCGGCGTTCAGTCGCAATCCATTACGGTTGATCGGCAGATGAAAAGATATAAAGTTCCGAGCATTGCCTTTATTAATAAATGCGACCGTAGCGGCGCTAATCCTTTCCGTGTAATCAGCCAGTTAAAATCAAAGCTAGGCCACAATGCCGTAGCCATGCAGATTCCCATTGGTCTGGAAAATGAAGCCGAAGGCGTTGTTGATTTAGTCAGTATGAAAGCGCTTTATTTTGACGGCGAAAACGGCGAGATTGTCCGCGAGGCGGAAATTCCGCAGAATCTCCAGGAAGAAGCCAAGACAAAAAGAGAAGAGTTAATTGATGCCGCTTCGGTGTTTTCCGATGAATTGACGGAAGCAATTCTGAATGAAAGTGAAATATCTTCCGAATTGATTTATGCAGCTATGCGCATAGGTACATTGCAAAGAAAAATAACCCCTGTTTATATGGGATCAGCATATAAGAATAAAGCCATACAGCCAATGCTTGATGGTGTTAGTTATCTTTTGCCTTGCCCTTCCGATGTGGAAAATGTGGCGATGGATATGGATAATAATGAAGAACTCGTTGTGCTGGAAAATGATCCAGAAAAACCAATTGTCGCTTTGGCCTTTAAATTGGAAGATGGCAAATATGGGCAATTAACGTATGTTCGCGTTTATCAGGGAACAGTGGCCAAGGGATCGATTATTGTCAATATCCGCAACGGAAAAAAGGTGAAGGTAGGCCGCGTTGTGCGGATGCATGCCGATCAAATGGAAGATGTCGAATATCTGAAATCCGGGTACATCGGCGCGTTATTCGGAATTGAATGTTCTTCCGGCGATACTTTTACTTCCCCGGGAACAAATGTAACGATGATTTCCATGTATGTGCCCAAACCGGTCATATCTGCGGCTATAACGACCAAAGATAACAAATCGCAAATGGCTATGGCCAAGGCGCTGAATAGATTTTGTAAGGAAGATCCGACTTTTAAATCTTTTGTTGATCCCGAAACCAATGAAACAATTATCGAAGGCATGGGTGAACTGCATCTGGACATTTATGTGGAAAGAATGAGGCGGGAATATGGCGCCGACGTCACGACAGGTAATCCCCGCGTTGCTTACCGCGAGACAATCACACAGCATGCCGATTTCAATTATACCCACAAAAAACAAACCGGTGGCTCCGGCCAATTCGCTCGCATTGCCGGTTTTATTGAACCGATCAGCGATGCCGAGTTTGTTTTTGAAAATAAAATTTTCGGCGGCGCTATTCCCACACAATTTATTTCTGCTTGCGAAAAAGGATTTAAACAAAGCATGGCCAAAGGGCCGAAATTGGAATTTCCGATTACCGGCGTGAAGGTGCTCATCAATGACGGCGCTTCCCATGCGGTGGATTCTTCGGATATGGCTTTCCAGGCATGTGCTCGTGGAGCATTCAAGGACGCATATCTGCGGGCAAAGCCGGTCATTCATGAACCGATAATGAAAGTGGTCGTGGAAACTCCAACTGAATTTCAAGGTGCCGTCATGGGACTTTTAAATCAACGCCGCGGCATGATTATCGGATCTCAGGATGAAGATGTCATGTGCGTGATTGAATCACAAGTGCCGCTGGCGGAAATGTTTGGATTTTCGACTATCCTGCGTTCAGCCACACAGGGCAAAGCACAGTTCACAATGGAATTTTCCATTTACCGGCAAGTGCCGCAGTCAATCGCGGAGAAGATCACACTGGAAGCAGCTGAAAATAAAAAATCAGCCGCTTAA
- a CDS encoding tungsten ABC transporter permease codes for MKLFIGKLTVLLILVWSSLALAVNGDKFVFLSSTIGPIDAGIVSALEDQFEKDTGIRVRHVGAGTGAALDIARKCEIDLVMVHAKSLEEKFIADSFGTERIPLMYNDFVIVGPVSDPAAIKGTKTAAEALKKIMDSNSLFISRGDKSGTHVAEMELWGKAGIKPSGSWYAVYAKGAEGNVPTLKYTDQKEAYTVIDRATYLSIKDQITLAVLVEGDEALLNFISLIPVNKAKCPKVNMKDTKTFVKWLTSPKKGQLIIRDFGKDKFGAALFFPNSIEWQKVQKK; via the coding sequence ATGAAATTATTTATCGGAAAATTGACGGTGTTGCTTATTTTAGTATGGTCGTCTCTGGCGTTGGCCGTCAATGGGGATAAATTTGTATTTTTGTCCAGCACAATCGGTCCGATTGATGCCGGAATTGTCAGCGCTCTTGAAGATCAGTTTGAAAAAGACACAGGCATCCGTGTGCGTCATGTGGGCGCGGGAACGGGAGCTGCTTTGGATATTGCGCGCAAATGCGAAATTGATCTGGTTATGGTTCATGCCAAATCTTTGGAAGAAAAATTTATCGCTGATAGTTTCGGCACAGAAAGAATTCCCTTGATGTATAATGATTTTGTTATTGTCGGACCGGTTTCCGATCCGGCGGCAATCAAGGGAACGAAAACAGCAGCGGAAGCATTAAAGAAAATTATGGATAGCAACTCTCTGTTTATCAGCCGCGGTGACAAATCAGGCACACATGTCGCGGAAATGGAACTCTGGGGAAAGGCCGGAATTAAACCTTCAGGTTCATGGTATGCCGTTTACGCAAAGGGAGCTGAAGGCAATGTTCCCACGCTTAAATATACCGATCAAAAAGAAGCTTACACGGTGATTGATCGAGCGACTTATCTATCCATAAAAGACCAGATCACGCTGGCAGTATTGGTCGAAGGTGATGAGGCTCTTTTAAATTTTATTTCATTAATACCAGTCAATAAGGCAAAATGTCCCAAGGTCAACATGAAAGACACAAAGACATTTGTAAAATGGCTGACCTCTCCCAAGAAAGGCCAACTGATTATCCGTGATTTCGGCAAGGATAAGTTCGGCGCGGCTCTTTTCTTTCCCAATTCTATAGAATGGCAGAAAGTACAAAAGAAATAA
- a CDS encoding cytoplasmic protein produces the protein MLTNNSALKREENVIHLTYKDIIMIKKEMIFRNPLINLGYENEDILPSGGFGAVLAHAGVGKTALLVQIALNAMLREQPVLHVSLNDAVSKVDVWYQELFHDIAAKFDAAEIQDYWDNIQPYRFIMTFKVEGFSAPRLEERLTDLMQQNIFKPHTVIIDGFKFDEAGRGQLVQLKELAHKYSMRIWFTVHTHRHEPPQENGLPLSFLHVADLFDVIVQLAAKGDEVYIKSLKGRSVEAKQNDLVLDPATMLIKDAK, from the coding sequence ATGTTGACAAACAACAGTGCCCTGAAAAGGGAAGAAAATGTTATCCATTTAACTTATAAGGATATTATCATGATAAAAAAAGAAATGATTTTCCGCAATCCGCTGATTAATCTTGGTTATGAAAATGAAGATATTTTGCCGAGCGGAGGGTTTGGAGCGGTGCTTGCTCATGCCGGAGTAGGCAAGACAGCCTTGCTTGTTCAGATTGCTTTAAACGCGATGTTACGCGAACAGCCTGTACTGCACGTAAGCCTGAACGATGCGGTGAGCAAAGTTGATGTCTGGTATCAGGAGTTGTTTCATGATATTGCCGCGAAATTTGATGCTGCTGAAATTCAGGATTACTGGGACAACATTCAGCCTTACCGTTTTATCATGACTTTCAAAGTAGAAGGTTTCAGCGCGCCGAGGCTGGAAGAGCGTTTAACCGACTTAATGCAGCAAAATATTTTCAAACCGCATACTGTAATCATTGACGGATTTAAATTTGATGAGGCGGGTCGCGGACAGCTTGTGCAATTGAAAGAACTGGCTCATAAATATTCAATGCGTATCTGGTTTACTGTGCATACGCATCGCCATGAGCCGCCGCAGGAAAATGGTTTGCCTCTTTCTTTTTTACATGTGGCAGATTTATTTGACGTTATCGTTCAACTGGCCGCAAAAGGCGATGAAGTATATATTAAATCCCTTAAAGGAAGATCAGTCGAAGCAAAGCAAAACGATTTGGTTCTTGATCCGGCTACGATGTTGATTAAGGACGCTAAGTAA
- a CDS encoding DNA-binding protein: MSGELMNTKEVARYLDIHEKQVYLLIKAGKIPCTRVTGKWIFPVRLIDEWIRNSAQDSLQQARKKINQIEGALLAAGSNDPVLDMLLTAIKKDHPDFNIFSANTGSVGGLEALNTGLTDIAFSHLLDPETGDYNIPYLKQYCPDNHPVVVNMFYRQVGFIIVKSRINVFKGWESLTSKKIRFVNRQKGSGIRILLNHELRERDISGDSIKGYENEVYTHFEVGLALISGEADVGVASAAVAKILDLNFQPLISERFDMILDKNTFFQPAIQTFIETLKSEQFKNHVGRIGNYDFKDAGRIFHS, encoded by the coding sequence ATGTCCGGTGAACTAATGAACACCAAAGAAGTTGCCAGATATCTTGATATTCACGAAAAGCAGGTTTATCTGCTGATCAAAGCCGGAAAAATTCCCTGCACAAGAGTCACCGGCAAGTGGATTTTCCCCGTCAGACTTATTGATGAGTGGATAAGAAACAGCGCACAGGATTCTCTCCAGCAGGCCAGAAAGAAAATAAATCAAATCGAAGGAGCGCTTCTGGCAGCGGGGAGCAATGATCCGGTTCTGGATATGCTTCTGACTGCAATCAAAAAGGATCACCCTGACTTTAATATTTTTTCAGCCAACACAGGTAGTGTAGGTGGTCTGGAAGCGCTCAATACGGGTCTGACGGACATTGCGTTTTCTCATCTTCTTGATCCCGAAACAGGCGATTACAATATTCCTTATTTAAAACAGTACTGTCCTGATAATCATCCGGTTGTCGTGAATATGTTTTATCGTCAGGTGGGATTTATCATCGTAAAATCAAGAATCAATGTATTTAAAGGATGGGAAAGTCTGACTAGCAAAAAGATTCGCTTTGTGAATCGGCAGAAAGGATCAGGGATAAGAATTCTGCTGAATCATGAACTGCGAGAAAGAGACATCTCTGGTGACAGCATCAAAGGTTATGAAAATGAAGTTTATACGCATTTTGAAGTTGGCCTCGCGCTCATTTCAGGCGAAGCAGATGTGGGCGTTGCCTCTGCCGCTGTGGCGAAAATACTCGACTTGAATTTTCAACCATTAATCAGTGAGCGTTTCGATATGATTCTGGATAAGAATACTTTTTTCCAACCGGCCATTCAGACTTTTATTGAGACACTCAAATCCGAACAATTTAAAAACCATGTGGGACGTATCGGTAATTATGATTTTAAAGATGCGGGGCGTATTTTCCATTCTTAG
- a CDS encoding SAM-dependent methyltransferase, giving the protein MTIREISPTVTQNICKAIVLRLLHKIHVGHLTVLLPDGREEHFGDRGSPLTADMTISDYRFFSDVVLRGDVGLGESFMQGAWDTKDIPGLFRLFIKNRQALQEGYPAAEWLCSQKNRLLYNPRKNTPIGSRGNIQQHYDLSNEFFQKFLDPSMLYSCGIYSSEKDSCEAAQKNKINSIIEKAQIKATDHVLEIGCGWCGFAVEAVKQTQCRLTGITVSRAQYELALDRVKKEGLEKNIEIRLQDYREIKGLYDKIVSIEMLEAVGHRYFGKFFQCCDRLLKPGGLFVIQVITIPDQRYDDYRWKTDWIKKYIFPGGVLPSVTVLSQAATKYSSFIMENLKDIGTHYAVTLKDWREKYLSNIESISAMGFNNVFRRKWEYYLAICEAGFAERVLGDIQVVFRKPV; this is encoded by the coding sequence ATGACAATCCGTGAAATATCACCTACTGTTACACAAAATATTTGCAAGGCTATTGTTCTTCGACTTTTACATAAAATCCATGTTGGTCATTTAACAGTGCTGCTTCCCGATGGAAGGGAAGAACATTTCGGCGACAGGGGTTCACCTCTGACCGCGGATATGACAATTTCCGATTACCGGTTTTTTTCTGACGTTGTTTTGCGTGGGGATGTAGGCCTTGGTGAATCTTTTATGCAGGGTGCGTGGGACACTAAAGACATTCCCGGTCTGTTCCGTTTGTTCATTAAGAACCGCCAGGCATTGCAAGAAGGATATCCCGCGGCAGAATGGTTGTGCAGTCAGAAAAATCGTTTGCTATACAATCCACGAAAAAATACACCGATCGGCAGCAGGGGAAATATTCAACAACACTACGATTTGAGCAATGAATTTTTCCAGAAATTTCTTGACCCGTCCATGCTCTATTCCTGTGGAATTTATTCTTCGGAAAAAGATTCCTGCGAGGCAGCTCAAAAAAACAAGATAAACAGCATCATTGAAAAGGCTCAAATAAAGGCAACCGATCACGTTCTGGAGATTGGCTGTGGCTGGTGCGGTTTTGCTGTAGAGGCCGTTAAACAAACACAATGCCGCCTTACAGGTATTACCGTCTCGCGGGCTCAATATGAGCTTGCGTTGGATCGTGTAAAAAAAGAGGGGTTGGAAAAAAATATTGAAATTCGTCTTCAGGATTACAGGGAAATTAAAGGTCTCTATGATAAAATTGTTTCCATCGAAATGCTCGAAGCAGTCGGCCATCGGTATTTCGGCAAATTTTTCCAGTGTTGTGACCGTCTTCTTAAACCGGGCGGCTTGTTCGTGATTCAGGTAATCACCATACCCGATCAGCGCTATGACGACTATCGCTGGAAAACGGATTGGATTAAGAAATATATTTTCCCGGGAGGAGTTCTGCCCTCTGTAACGGTTCTCAGTCAGGCAGCGACAAAATATTCAAGTTTTATTATGGAGAATCTGAAGGATATAGGTACCCACTATGCTGTGACACTTAAAGACTGGCGGGAAAAATATCTTAGCAATATTGAATCTATATCCGCAATGGGATTTAATAATGTTTTCCGCAGAAAGTGGGAATATTATCTGGCCATATGCGAGGCTGGCTTTGCCGAACGCGTTTTGGGTGATATACAGGTTGTCTTTCGCAAGCCGGTGTGA
- a CDS encoding acetyl-CoA carboxylase biotin carboxyl carrier protein subunit, giving the protein MSMEIKAPMTGKVISIVVNVGDKVNTDDEVVIMDAMKMEIPIYAPADGTVKKINIKEGDSVKTDQVLVILD; this is encoded by the coding sequence ATGAGTATGGAAATAAAAGCACCCATGACCGGAAAAGTCATCAGTATTGTTGTTAATGTAGGCGACAAGGTTAATACTGATGATGAGGTCGTTATTATGGATGCCATGAAAATGGAAATCCCTATATATGCTCCTGCTGATGGCACAGTTAAGAAAATAAATATTAAAGAAGGTGATTCCGTAAAAACGGATCAGGTTTTGGTGATACTTGATTAG